The genome window TTTATCAAGTTTTTTTTTATTTTTTTCTTTTTCAACTTCATTATTTTCTTAACCTATAACGTTAACGTTACAAATAATATCTTTTTTTTAAATATAAAATGCTGCATAAAGATATGATAACCCACGCCTTATATCTGTGAAGTTACAATTGTTACATTGCAACACATCAATTTCTTTTTCACATTCAGTACATTCAGCTATTAATTGCCTTGAAACTTCCAATTCTCTTTTTACTTCATTCAGCTTATTTATCGTTTCAGTAACTTGATTCAACTTTAAGTGAAGTTTCGTATGTATTATTAAAGCTGCCTTGCCTCCAATTTTATATTTTCTTCTTGCATTCAAGAGATCTCCAATTTCACAAACACCCATATTCATACTCTTAAGCATTTTAATTGTTTTAAGTTTTTTGAGGTCATCTTCATTATAGAAACGGAATCCACCTTTTGTTCTTCCTGAAGGAAATAATAGTCCTTCTTCTTCGTAATATCTTACTGTCCTGATTGTTGTATTTGCTAGCTTTGCAATTTCGCCTATCTTCATTTTATTTCTCCTGCCATCAAAATATATTACGTTAACGTAATTGTCAATGTTTATTTGATAAACTTTCATAAAGCTTAGTTTTAATGCTATAGTTATCACAAAAATTCAAAGATTGTCTTCAGTGGATAGGCGAAGAAATTCTGTTATGGTTTAATAAAATGGATTAATCAAAGGAATTATTGAAATAATTTCGACTGGTAATTGTTGCGCAGAAAATAACTTAATGGTTTAATTATATTATCTAATTATCAACGACTTGCATTAACCAAAAAAAAGTTCCGCCTAATTTAATAGGCGGAACTTTATAAAGAATCCTGGCAGCGACTTACTCTCCCACCTCGA of Candidatus Schekmanbacteria bacterium contains these proteins:
- a CDS encoding MerR family transcriptional regulator gives rise to the protein MKIGEIAKLANTTIRTVRYYEEEGLLFPSGRTKGGFRFYNEDDLKKLKTIKMLKSMNMGVCEIGDLLNARRKYKIGGKAALIIHTKLHLKLNQVTETINKLNEVKRELEVSRQLIAECTECEKEIDVLQCNNCNFTDIRRGLSYLYAAFYI